The Mucilaginibacter yixingensis genome window below encodes:
- a CDS encoding DeoR/GlpR family DNA-binding transcription regulator, which produces MLPNQRRDKILELLKEDGSAKVIDLARIFKVTEVTVRQDLEKMEKDGLISREHGGAYIKDIHDQVRAFSLTHQENLDKKELIANKCLEFIESGDSIILDSGSTTTEIAKKLKGFKNLTVITNALNIATMLGTEPGIELIVTGGEFKPPTLSLTGQKAADFFKGINVQKLFLATAGLSLKAGLTYPSISDIVVKKAMIDAAETVYLVADSTKIGKSSFASLGALSLINYIITDAGIEAHHKAVLEDNDIELIIAE; this is translated from the coding sequence AGAAGACGGTTCTGCCAAGGTGATTGATCTGGCACGTATCTTCAAAGTAACCGAAGTTACCGTGCGTCAGGATCTGGAGAAAATGGAAAAAGACGGGCTGATTAGTCGCGAGCATGGCGGGGCATACATTAAAGATATTCACGATCAGGTGCGGGCTTTCTCGCTCACCCATCAGGAAAACCTGGACAAGAAAGAACTCATCGCCAATAAATGTCTCGAGTTTATTGAAAGCGGCGACAGTATCATCCTTGACTCGGGCTCTACCACTACCGAGATTGCCAAGAAACTGAAAGGCTTTAAAAACCTCACCGTTATCACCAACGCCCTCAATATTGCCACCATGCTGGGTACCGAGCCGGGCATCGAGCTGATTGTAACCGGCGGCGAGTTCAAGCCACCTACCCTATCACTCACCGGCCAAAAAGCTGCTGACTTTTTTAAGGGTATTAACGTGCAGAAACTGTTTCTGGCTACAGCTGGTTTGTCACTCAAAGCAGGTTTAACCTACCCCAGCATCAGCGATATCGTAGTAAAAAAAGCGATGATTGATGCCGCAGAGACGGTTTACCTGGTGGCTGATTCTACCAAGATCGGCAAAAGTTCATTTGCCAGCCTGGGTGCACTATCGCTCATTAATTATATTATTACCGATGCAGGCATTGAGGCGCACCACAAAGCCGTGCTGGAGGATAATGATATTGAGCTGATTATTGCGGAGTAG
- a CDS encoding transketolase, whose product MTDKELALKSIEYRKKILKYIVGANAGHTGGSLSCVDVLNVLYNNVMNVGPENFTSPDRDRYIQSKGHCVEALFVVLADQGFFPESDLETLCKYKSHYIGHPTRKIKGVEQNTGALGHGLPIAVGNAIAAKMDKKDYRVFTLLGDGELPEGSNWEAALTAAHYKLDNLVAILDKNELQITGPTKDVCNTDPVDHKFESFGWAVRHVDGHDFKALTETFAQIPFEPGKPSFIIAHTVKGKGISYMENNGKWHHGVPNKEQYEQAIEELDGAVELV is encoded by the coding sequence ATGACTGACAAAGAACTAGCCTTAAAATCTATTGAGTATCGTAAAAAGATCCTCAAATACATTGTGGGCGCAAATGCCGGGCACACCGGCGGCAGTCTATCTTGTGTAGACGTGCTGAATGTACTTTATAATAACGTGATGAACGTTGGTCCGGAGAATTTCACCTCTCCGGATCGCGATCGTTATATCCAGAGCAAGGGACACTGCGTTGAGGCGCTGTTTGTGGTGTTGGCAGATCAGGGCTTTTTCCCTGAGAGCGACCTGGAGACTTTGTGCAAATACAAATCGCACTACATCGGTCACCCTACCCGCAAGATCAAAGGCGTAGAGCAAAATACCGGTGCGTTGGGTCACGGCCTGCCAATTGCAGTGGGTAATGCCATTGCTGCTAAAATGGATAAAAAGGATTACCGCGTGTTCACCCTGCTGGGCGACGGTGAGTTACCCGAAGGCTCAAACTGGGAAGCTGCTTTAACAGCCGCCCACTACAAGCTGGATAACCTGGTAGCCATTCTGGATAAAAACGAACTGCAAATTACCGGCCCTACCAAAGACGTGTGTAACACCGACCCGGTAGACCACAAATTTGAAAGCTTCGGCTGGGCTGTGCGCCATGTGGATGGTCACGACTTTAAAGCCCTGACTGAAACTTTTGCCCAGATCCCTTTCGAGCCGGGTAAACCAAGTTTCATCATCGCCCACACCGTAAAAGGCAAAGGCATCAGCTATATGGAAAACAACGGCAAATGGCACCACGGCGTTCCAAACAAGGAGCAATACGAGCAAGCCATTGAGGAGTTGGACGGCGCTGTAGAGTTGGTATAA
- a CDS encoding DUF2291 domain-containing protein, translating into MKKGIKYTVWAVIVLALAFNSIYFKKLSEVKASDKKFDAVAYAKGLYAKLPSVTDKAITLDQLVNEVNADKAKAFSDYGHALAIGSTRFFMVKGSGVVKEINESDVLLTTAGGNDVSIATEFVFGNAVRDASGQVNLNDFSNTVDLSNISSEVDKIIRAQVLPAFKAAVKKGDKVDFTGAIELNQEHLNLGEVELMPVSLNITPQVASK; encoded by the coding sequence ATGAAAAAAGGGATAAAATATACCGTTTGGGCCGTTATTGTGCTGGCACTGGCCTTCAATTCCATCTACTTTAAAAAACTGAGCGAGGTAAAAGCATCCGACAAAAAGTTTGATGCCGTGGCTTATGCCAAAGGTTTATACGCCAAATTACCATCAGTTACCGATAAAGCCATTACCCTTGATCAGTTAGTGAACGAGGTGAATGCCGATAAAGCCAAAGCGTTTTCAGACTACGGTCATGCGCTGGCTATTGGCAGTACGCGCTTTTTTATGGTGAAAGGCAGTGGTGTGGTAAAAGAGATTAACGAGAGTGACGTATTGCTGACCACCGCCGGTGGTAATGACGTGAGCATAGCTACCGAATTCGTTTTCGGCAACGCGGTGCGTGATGCCTCAGGCCAGGTGAATCTGAATGATTTTAGTAACACCGTAGATCTGAGTAATATTTCATCAGAAGTTGACAAGATCATCCGCGCGCAGGTATTGCCTGCTTTTAAAGCAGCAGTAAAAAAAGGCGATAAAGTTGATTTTACCGGCGCCATAGAACTGAACCAGGAACACCTTAACCTGGGCGAAGTTGAGTTGATGCCAGTAAGCCTGAATATTACACCGCAAGTAGCAAGTAAATAA
- a CDS encoding transketolase family protein translates to MGAVVESAVGTKPNQDVFSETLQQLAAMDKNIVAVTSDSRGSGKLVPFGQKFPEQIVEIGIAEQNLVGVAAGLAAAGKKAFAVSPACFLTARALEQIKNDVCYSDNRVTLVGISAGVSYGALGTTHHSLHDFAVLRAINNITIVAPADNFETEQAVKLAAESNKPVYLRFGKKPMPLLSPDEPGDFQFGKGRVVKEGADIAIIASGETVYPALQAAKKLEAEGIAATVVSMHTIKPLDVQLISQLAAQTKAILTVEEHMVNGGLGEACASYLIQHGYRKPFKIMGIPDEYTVTGSQVEILGHYGISESGIAAEAAKLLASA, encoded by the coding sequence GTGGGTGCAGTAGTAGAAAGTGCCGTAGGCACAAAACCCAATCAGGACGTGTTTTCTGAAACCTTGCAGCAACTGGCTGCAATGGATAAAAATATTGTAGCTGTAACCAGCGATTCGCGCGGCTCGGGTAAACTGGTGCCTTTCGGGCAGAAGTTTCCAGAGCAGATTGTCGAGATCGGTATTGCTGAGCAGAACCTGGTAGGTGTAGCCGCCGGTTTGGCAGCAGCTGGTAAAAAAGCGTTCGCGGTATCGCCGGCCTGCTTTTTGACCGCCCGTGCTTTAGAGCAGATCAAAAACGACGTGTGCTACTCAGACAACCGGGTTACGCTGGTAGGCATTAGCGCAGGTGTAAGTTATGGCGCACTGGGTACCACGCACCACAGCCTGCATGATTTTGCGGTGCTGCGTGCCATCAACAACATTACCATTGTAGCGCCTGCCGACAACTTTGAGACCGAACAAGCCGTAAAACTGGCTGCCGAGAGCAACAAGCCGGTTTACCTGCGCTTCGGCAAAAAACCAATGCCGCTGCTGAGCCCCGATGAACCGGGCGATTTTCAGTTTGGCAAAGGCCGTGTAGTAAAAGAGGGTGCAGATATTGCCATCATTGCCAGCGGCGAAACGGTATATCCTGCCCTGCAAGCCGCTAAAAAATTAGAGGCCGAAGGCATTGCAGCCACCGTAGTGAGCATGCACACCATCAAACCGCTGGATGTGCAACTGATCAGCCAACTGGCAGCGCAAACCAAAGCCATCCTTACCGTAGAAGAACACATGGTGAATGGTGGTTTGGGCGAGGCCTGCGCATCATACCTTATTCAGCATGGCTACCGTAAACCATTTAAAATTATGGGTATCCCTGATGAGTATACCGTAACCGGCTCGCAGGTAGAAATACTGGGCCACTACGGCATATCAGAAAGCGGCATTGCCGCAGAGGCCGCCAAATTGCTGGCATCAGCCTAA
- a CDS encoding L-fucose/L-arabinose isomerase family protein, which produces MSVKASLGVIIGNRDFFPDRLVAEARVDILALFEKLNLKPIMLEDTDSKLGGVETFGEARKCAELFARHRDEISGVLVVLPNFGDEKGVAETLHLAGLNVPVLIQAYPDDLNKLDVARRRDSWCGKISVCNNLYQFGFKYTLTTKHVVHPSDPTFEADLLNFVAVCRVVKGLKKVRIGAVGARPGAFNTVRYSEKILQRNGISVTTVDLSEILGRANRLTKDDAVVKAHLEKIHAYTPIGKTPDEAMIQIAKLDVVLNQFMAENELDATAIQCWTSLQQNYGCNVCTSMSIMSENMLPSACEVDVTGTLSMYAMQLASGSPSALVDWNNNYADDDEKCVLFHCGNWAKSFLPDIEISTAPILGTSVGVENTYGALAGRTPASPLTYGRISTDDPNGKIKAYIGEGYLTNDELNTFGNRAVAQIPNLQGLMQYVCRNGFEHHVVMNASKTAGILQEALGNYMGWEVYNHI; this is translated from the coding sequence ATGAGTGTAAAAGCAAGCTTGGGTGTAATTATCGGCAATCGCGATTTTTTCCCCGACAGATTAGTGGCCGAGGCACGTGTGGATATTCTGGCACTGTTTGAGAAGCTGAACCTGAAACCAATTATGCTGGAAGACACCGACTCTAAACTGGGTGGTGTTGAAACCTTTGGTGAGGCCCGTAAATGTGCAGAATTGTTTGCCCGTCACCGCGACGAGATTAGTGGTGTGCTGGTAGTATTACCAAACTTTGGCGATGAAAAAGGCGTTGCTGAAACCCTGCACCTGGCCGGCTTGAACGTGCCTGTGCTGATCCAGGCTTACCCAGACGATCTGAATAAGCTGGACGTTGCCCGTCGCCGCGACTCATGGTGCGGTAAAATTTCGGTTTGCAACAACCTGTATCAGTTCGGCTTTAAATATACGCTGACCACTAAACATGTGGTACACCCTTCTGATCCAACTTTTGAGGCTGATTTATTAAACTTCGTAGCTGTTTGCCGCGTGGTTAAAGGTCTGAAAAAAGTACGTATCGGTGCAGTAGGTGCCCGTCCAGGTGCGTTCAATACTGTTCGTTACAGCGAGAAGATCCTGCAACGCAATGGCATTTCTGTAACCACGGTGGATCTTTCTGAGATTCTGGGCCGCGCTAACCGACTGACTAAAGATGACGCTGTTGTTAAAGCGCATTTAGAAAAAATACACGCTTACACCCCAATAGGTAAAACACCTGATGAGGCGATGATCCAGATTGCCAAGCTGGACGTAGTGCTGAACCAGTTTATGGCCGAGAACGAGCTGGATGCCACCGCTATCCAATGCTGGACCTCATTACAGCAAAACTATGGCTGTAACGTATGTACCAGCATGAGTATCATGAGCGAGAACATGTTACCAAGCGCCTGCGAAGTTGACGTAACCGGTACCCTGAGCATGTATGCCATGCAGCTGGCCTCTGGTTCGCCAAGCGCGCTGGTAGACTGGAACAACAACTATGCTGATGATGATGAGAAATGCGTACTGTTCCATTGCGGTAACTGGGCAAAATCATTCCTGCCAGATATCGAGATCAGCACGGCACCAATTCTGGGTACATCAGTAGGTGTAGAAAATACATACGGCGCACTGGCCGGCCGCACGCCTGCATCGCCATTAACTTACGGCCGCATCAGCACTGATGACCCGAATGGCAAAATCAAAGCCTACATTGGCGAAGGCTATTTAACTAACGACGAACTGAACACCTTTGGTAACCGTGCCGTAGCACAAATACCAAACCTGCAAGGCCTGATGCAATATGTTTGCCGCAACGGTTTTGAGCACCATGTGGTAATGAATGCTTCAAAAACTGCCGGCATCCTGCAAGAAGCTTTAGGCAACTACATGGGTTGGGAAGTTTACAACCACATTTAA
- a CDS encoding D-ribose ABC transporter substrate-binding protein, producing MRRTTIILLLLSLVACKPKTGANSGGPKKVAVIVSTLNNPWFVFLAQTAAAQAKSLGYEAKIFDSQNNTATETDNFENAIASGYKAILFNPTDANGSVVNVNKAKAAGVPVFCMDREVNSTTGPTSQILSDSYSGCVDLGKYFVQQMHKKGKYVEILGIVADNNTWNRSKGFHSVVDYYPGLEMVAQQSADFDRNKGMEVMESILQAHPDITGVFCGNDAMAMGAYQALAAAGKANKVKVIGFDGSEDAIQGIKDGKVAATCMQFPKVMAQTAANYADDYFKGKRDFPKKIQVGVEMVTGKNINDYIAYGKK from the coding sequence ATGAGAAGAACAACCATTATATTACTGCTGCTTTCGCTTGTTGCGTGTAAACCAAAAACGGGCGCCAATAGCGGTGGCCCTAAAAAGGTAGCGGTCATAGTATCAACCTTAAACAACCCGTGGTTTGTGTTTCTGGCACAAACTGCTGCTGCGCAGGCCAAAAGCCTGGGCTATGAGGCCAAGATATTCGACTCGCAAAACAACACGGCTACCGAGACCGACAACTTTGAGAACGCCATTGCCTCGGGCTACAAGGCAATCCTGTTTAACCCTACCGACGCCAACGGCTCTGTAGTGAACGTTAACAAGGCCAAAGCTGCCGGCGTACCTGTATTTTGTATGGACCGTGAGGTAAACTCTACCACCGGCCCAACCTCACAAATCCTGTCAGACAGTTATTCGGGTTGTGTGGATCTGGGTAAATACTTTGTGCAGCAGATGCATAAAAAAGGCAAATACGTAGAGATACTGGGCATTGTGGCCGATAACAACACCTGGAACCGTTCAAAAGGGTTCCACAGCGTGGTAGATTATTATCCTGGCCTGGAAATGGTAGCTCAGCAAAGTGCCGATTTTGACCGTAACAAAGGCATGGAGGTAATGGAGTCTATCCTGCAGGCCCACCCTGATATTACGGGCGTTTTCTGCGGTAACGATGCCATGGCCATGGGTGCTTACCAGGCGCTGGCCGCTGCGGGCAAAGCCAACAAAGTAAAAGTGATTGGCTTTGACGGCTCTGAAGATGCTATTCAAGGCATTAAAGACGGCAAAGTAGCTGCCACCTGTATGCAGTTCCCTAAAGTAATGGCGCAAACCGCTGCCAACTATGCCGACGATTATTTTAAGGGCAAACGCGATTTTCCTAAAAAAATCCAGGTGGGCGTAGAGATGGTGACCGGCAAAAACATTAACGATTACATTGCTTACGGTAAAAAATAA